One genomic window of Terriglobales bacterium includes the following:
- a CDS encoding TonB-dependent receptor translates to MTCRLSAKSYLRTLFSLIFSAAFSLLLTGGVVQAQIATASLNGTITDPSGALIPGATVSLKNVATNVERTTTTNSAGHYVLVNINPGGYTLTVHKDGFSTVLQPEFALEVNQTSTLDFSLHVGSAVESITVEAAETGLQTSTSELGTVIDRRAVNDLPLNGRNFTQLLNLTPGVSAVNTSQNSSNQQFAGNTVGSFSFPSINGQTNRSNLFLLDGVNNQESFASTYSVPPILDDIQEFKVDSHNDQAQFGGVLGGVINVVTKSGTNQFHGTAWEFFRNSALDAKNPITGINELHLNQFGANIGGPVLLPHYNGRNRTFFFGSYEGIRRHEGNANLVFIPTPAEIAGDFRLDPNGKALAQIYNPYSTTSAGARTPFLCNAGTTTPAPLMAGTKLQAPAGTTTPPAGTSACNIIPTGLIDANMQKVAQLLYGPLTPNSTSSAGNYGQTLLNTQEPNSYNIRIDEQLGEKNAIFGRFSHINSPRSIPGIFGQTNFNNYWAHQLGIGWNHTFGPTAVLSVQFGRNYGYSVNPVLLPESLSQQLIQAGGYDQSFACGYTLGPRKCYFNALRFADGGFSSGNSAPEEGTSPAVVADIYQWRGNFTKTHGKHTFSAGAEFNTNGFQQTFNQNHLDFSATQTASATSSGKGGFSAASFLLGIPSGDTYRNEFETEHGGWVDGFYFQDQWRVTDKLTLNLGARYDVTYVPVYGSIKDGNAPIGNLNLRTGNYELQFVPPSCATTGNKPPCIPTPDGSLPSHVIVSPLGGHFWPNAYDNIQPRVGFAYRLRNSTALRAGYGRFYDNWAAVIQMAQNQQGTWPRTDQLIVSPNQTGVPTVFAENPLQGANTTPAPTPFEQNNWFVDPNLKNPYSDQWNLGVQQALPSNTTVTVNYVGSRGHRLDVNINGNQALTPGPGQIPSSSCLRTPSCQATLVAQARFPLPYSVVTHYDTSVGKSWYDSLQVSVDKKTSHGLSFLLSYTWSKTLSIGSDEWFSAGTNGTSIQNPYNLAAEKALAGFDLPQIFNAHVVYELPFGAGKPLASGNRVIDAVIGGWQINGIANLNSGTLYNVLANNSIPNVGAVNGGSERANLMGDPSSGTCPNGAAVGTRSCWFNTSAFAIPAANTFGTFGRNILRSDGRANFDFSVFRNFPITERTRIEFRSEAFNVTNSPIWGIPRANISTDGANFGVVNSTASGYAPRQLQFALKLYY, encoded by the coding sequence ATGACGTGCCGCCTTTCCGCAAAGTCCTACCTCAGGACCCTTTTCAGCCTGATTTTTTCCGCAGCATTTTCGCTACTGCTCACCGGGGGAGTCGTTCAAGCCCAAATCGCAACTGCGTCGCTGAACGGCACAATTACCGATCCCTCGGGAGCGTTGATTCCCGGCGCGACAGTAAGCTTGAAGAACGTGGCCACCAATGTGGAGCGAACCACCACGACGAATAGCGCCGGTCACTACGTGCTGGTCAACATCAATCCCGGCGGTTACACGCTTACTGTGCATAAGGACGGCTTTAGCACGGTATTGCAGCCGGAATTCGCGCTCGAGGTGAATCAGACTTCGACGCTGGATTTCAGCTTGCATGTTGGGTCGGCTGTAGAGAGCATTACAGTCGAGGCGGCGGAGACCGGCTTGCAAACCTCCACTTCCGAATTGGGAACCGTGATCGACAGACGCGCGGTGAACGACCTGCCTTTGAACGGCAGAAACTTTACACAACTGCTGAATCTGACGCCCGGGGTAAGCGCGGTGAACACTTCTCAGAACAGCAGCAATCAACAGTTCGCCGGAAACACCGTCGGCTCATTCTCCTTCCCATCCATCAATGGTCAGACCAATCGCAGTAATCTTTTCCTTCTGGACGGAGTAAACAACCAGGAAAGCTTTGCAAGCACATATTCAGTCCCGCCGATCCTCGACGATATTCAGGAGTTCAAAGTCGATTCGCATAACGATCAAGCTCAATTCGGAGGTGTCCTGGGTGGTGTAATCAACGTGGTTACCAAATCGGGAACTAACCAGTTTCACGGAACAGCGTGGGAGTTCTTCCGCAACAGCGCGCTTGATGCTAAGAACCCGATCACCGGCATCAACGAACTCCACTTGAACCAGTTCGGGGCAAATATCGGTGGTCCTGTACTTCTGCCTCACTACAACGGGCGCAACCGGACGTTCTTCTTCGGCAGCTATGAAGGAATACGACGCCATGAGGGCAACGCGAATCTCGTGTTCATTCCAACTCCGGCGGAGATTGCCGGCGATTTTCGTCTGGATCCAAATGGCAAAGCACTCGCCCAAATCTACAATCCCTACAGCACAACGTCTGCTGGTGCTCGGACACCTTTTCTGTGCAACGCTGGAACCACAACACCAGCGCCGTTGATGGCCGGCACGAAGCTCCAGGCTCCGGCGGGAACTACTACACCTCCCGCGGGAACTTCTGCATGCAACATCATTCCAACGGGTTTGATCGACGCGAACATGCAGAAAGTCGCGCAACTACTCTACGGTCCACTGACGCCAAACTCGACTAGTTCCGCGGGGAACTATGGGCAAACGCTGCTGAACACACAAGAACCTAACAGCTACAACATTCGCATCGATGAGCAGCTTGGCGAAAAGAATGCGATTTTTGGTCGTTTCAGCCACATCAATTCCCCGCGCAGCATTCCGGGGATTTTTGGGCAAACAAATTTCAACAACTATTGGGCTCACCAACTGGGCATTGGTTGGAATCACACCTTCGGTCCAACGGCGGTTCTCTCAGTTCAGTTCGGGAGGAACTACGGCTACTCAGTAAATCCTGTCCTGCTTCCTGAGAGTCTGTCGCAGCAGTTAATACAGGCTGGCGGTTATGACCAGAGCTTTGCTTGTGGGTACACACTCGGGCCGAGGAAGTGCTACTTCAACGCGCTCCGCTTCGCCGACGGGGGTTTTAGTAGCGGAAACTCCGCTCCTGAGGAAGGCACGAGTCCCGCAGTGGTTGCCGACATATATCAGTGGCGCGGTAATTTCACCAAAACGCACGGCAAGCACACGTTCAGCGCGGGAGCGGAGTTCAACACGAACGGCTTTCAGCAGACGTTCAACCAGAACCACCTCGACTTCAGTGCAACGCAAACGGCCAGCGCTACTTCATCGGGGAAAGGCGGATTCAGTGCTGCATCGTTCCTGCTTGGCATTCCCAGCGGTGACACCTACCGAAATGAATTCGAGACGGAACATGGCGGTTGGGTAGATGGCTTTTACTTCCAGGATCAATGGAGGGTGACCGACAAACTGACGTTGAACCTCGGCGCACGCTACGATGTGACCTACGTTCCCGTTTACGGAAGTATCAAGGACGGCAACGCTCCGATCGGTAACCTCAACCTACGTACAGGAAATTATGAATTGCAGTTCGTTCCTCCAAGCTGTGCGACGACTGGTAACAAGCCTCCGTGCATTCCGACACCAGACGGATCTTTACCGTCCCACGTGATCGTTTCTCCGCTGGGCGGACACTTCTGGCCGAATGCCTACGACAATATCCAGCCACGAGTTGGATTTGCATACAGGCTGCGAAATTCCACGGCTCTTCGAGCCGGATACGGGCGCTTCTATGACAACTGGGCAGCGGTGATCCAGATGGCACAGAATCAGCAAGGGACCTGGCCTCGAACCGATCAGCTCATCGTTTCGCCGAACCAAACCGGAGTGCCGACTGTCTTTGCTGAGAATCCATTGCAGGGTGCGAACACGACTCCTGCTCCCACGCCGTTCGAGCAAAACAATTGGTTCGTCGATCCGAACCTCAAGAATCCATACTCCGATCAGTGGAATCTCGGAGTTCAGCAAGCCCTGCCATCGAATACGACTGTGACGGTAAATTATGTCGGCTCGCGGGGTCACAGACTCGATGTAAACATCAATGGCAATCAGGCACTAACGCCTGGGCCGGGACAGATTCCTTCGTCAAGTTGCTTGCGAACCCCAAGCTGTCAGGCGACGCTTGTCGCCCAGGCGCGCTTCCCACTGCCTTACTCTGTCGTCACCCACTATGACACCAGCGTCGGCAAATCGTGGTACGACTCACTACAGGTATCGGTCGACAAGAAAACGTCGCACGGATTGAGTTTCCTGCTCTCCTATACCTGGTCTAAGACGCTCAGTATTGGATCTGATGAGTGGTTCAGCGCCGGAACTAACGGTACATCGATTCAGAATCCCTACAACCTCGCTGCGGAAAAGGCGCTTGCCGGATTCGACTTACCGCAGATATTCAATGCGCACGTCGTGTACGAGCTTCCATTCGGAGCCGGAAAACCCCTGGCAAGCGGTAATCGCGTGATTGACGCGGTCATCGGAGGTTGGCAGATCAATGGCATCGCTAATCTCAATTCGGGAACGCTTTATAATGTTCTCGCAAATAACAGTATTCCCAATGTGGGCGCTGTCAATGGTGGTTCTGAACGAGCAAACCTGATGGGTGATCCCAGTTCCGGCACCTGCCCGAACGGAGCCGCGGTAGGAACTCGCAGCTGCTGGTTCAATACGTCCGCTTTCGCCATACCTGCAGCGAACACCTTCGGCACTTTCGGTCGCAATATTTTGCGATCGGACGGCCGAGCCAACTTTGACTTCTCTGTCTTCCGCAACTTCCCAATCACGGAAAGAACGCGGATTGAGTTCCGGTCGGAGGCTTTCAACGTCACAAATTCACCGATTTGGGGCATACCAAGGGCCAACATCAGCACCGATGGAGCCAACTTCGGAGTGGTGAATTCCACCGCGTCGGGTTATGCTCCGCGGCAACTGCAGTTTGCGCTGAAGCTTTACTATTGA
- a CDS encoding tetratricopeptide repeat protein encodes MPRLPDECKSVDRASAEILQRLAVQPDAALYRQLGMEFGRGGDYKCALASFEAAVAVEPAAVGAYYDLALALIQSQQPQRAVQELRTVIQQQPNSFAAHNALGLALQDLRNPEAAGQEFKNAIAINPRFALAYYDLAQLLASQGSYKAATYYIEQGLAASPATQLSLQMKTTLAVARAQLGDYAGAIPLLQEVVAASPNSPDLHYDLGTAYAHRENYREAVKEYKEVLRLDPNRADTQLLLAKAFLNQSAVEEAIPYLQEYTRRNPTNLEGLEILGDALKDSSHPDDAIAVLNRVLQANPSSYKAHYDLGVVLGRAGRIDEGIRELQTAVKLKPDSSEARYQLARLLARNKQEAAAKEQFAAFEQIKQKEERQTKAAFLSNQANDSLKQGRVKEAVEGYRKAVSLDSNDAKLHYNLAVALSQIGDETAEQLELRQAIFLDPKFAPAHNQLGSLMMSKGRFSDAEREFTTALDIDPQSAEALNNLGTALGRQGRNEEAERLFRRAIDIDPESPLGYVNLGLTLASAGKYSDAEQQFRTALQLQPDNMNALTALGMFQGKTGRHAESVETFRKLAAVNSSSPDAHINLGIALGDVNDLEGALAEFSAAARLAPSSAMAHYNRGRVLYALHRNEEARRALETAAKLSPNYIDALLLLGVIEHSSPYATQLFQRVVDLDPYNAQARFYLGRNLLQEGKKDEAIAQWKKAVESDPDNLSALSSLTRVLGQTQSPESGAYAVRLQTLQEKHETTERVKELNNFALRSAEELRWDRAVAQLQEAITLCGHCVQLGVLRKNMGLIYARKGDAEHARQELQMALKLLPNGPDLIATEQALQQLRQSSPSAH; translated from the coding sequence GTGCCGCGACTTCCCGATGAATGTAAGTCTGTCGATCGCGCGTCCGCAGAAATCCTTCAAAGGCTCGCTGTGCAGCCTGACGCAGCGCTCTATCGCCAGCTTGGAATGGAATTTGGGCGAGGTGGCGACTATAAGTGTGCCCTAGCCTCCTTTGAGGCGGCGGTAGCTGTCGAACCCGCGGCGGTCGGGGCCTACTACGATCTCGCCTTGGCGCTCATTCAGAGCCAGCAGCCTCAGCGGGCCGTTCAGGAGTTGCGAACTGTTATCCAGCAGCAACCAAACTCGTTTGCCGCTCACAACGCACTGGGGCTAGCGCTGCAGGATTTGCGCAACCCTGAGGCGGCCGGGCAGGAATTCAAGAACGCAATCGCCATCAATCCGCGCTTTGCGCTCGCTTACTACGATCTGGCCCAATTATTAGCCTCGCAAGGAAGCTACAAGGCGGCGACGTATTACATTGAGCAGGGACTTGCTGCTTCGCCCGCTACGCAATTGTCGTTGCAGATGAAAACAACGCTCGCCGTGGCGCGTGCTCAACTCGGCGACTACGCTGGGGCTATTCCTCTCCTTCAGGAGGTCGTGGCTGCGAGCCCAAACTCACCAGATCTGCACTACGATCTTGGCACCGCTTACGCTCATCGCGAGAACTACCGCGAGGCAGTGAAGGAATACAAAGAAGTCCTGCGGCTCGATCCTAACCGCGCAGACACTCAACTTCTGCTCGCGAAGGCGTTCTTGAATCAGAGCGCGGTTGAGGAGGCGATTCCCTATCTTCAGGAGTACACACGTCGCAATCCAACGAACCTTGAGGGACTCGAAATACTTGGTGACGCGCTGAAAGATTCCAGCCATCCCGACGACGCGATTGCCGTATTGAATCGCGTTCTCCAGGCGAATCCTTCGAGCTACAAGGCTCACTACGATCTGGGAGTTGTTCTGGGGCGCGCTGGCCGCATAGACGAGGGTATTCGCGAACTGCAAACGGCAGTGAAGCTCAAGCCGGATAGCTCGGAGGCGCGATACCAGCTCGCCCGCCTGCTGGCACGGAACAAGCAGGAGGCGGCGGCGAAGGAGCAGTTTGCCGCCTTCGAACAAATCAAGCAGAAAGAGGAACGGCAGACTAAGGCCGCCTTTCTCAGCAATCAGGCGAATGATTCGCTCAAGCAGGGACGTGTAAAAGAAGCAGTTGAGGGCTATCGCAAAGCCGTATCGCTCGATTCGAACGACGCCAAGCTGCACTACAACCTCGCCGTTGCTCTTTCCCAAATTGGAGATGAGACGGCAGAGCAGCTCGAACTTCGACAGGCGATATTCCTCGATCCCAAGTTTGCTCCGGCCCACAATCAACTCGGCTCGCTGATGATGTCGAAGGGACGATTCTCCGATGCCGAGCGTGAATTCACCACAGCACTCGACATCGATCCTCAGTCGGCCGAGGCGCTCAACAATTTAGGCACAGCGCTTGGGCGGCAAGGGAGGAACGAAGAGGCCGAGCGGCTGTTTCGACGAGCGATCGATATCGATCCTGAATCTCCGTTGGGCTATGTGAATCTCGGACTCACGCTTGCTTCGGCAGGTAAGTACAGCGATGCCGAACAGCAATTCCGAACTGCTCTGCAACTTCAACCTGACAACATGAACGCGCTCACTGCTCTCGGCATGTTCCAGGGGAAGACTGGGCGTCACGCCGAGTCGGTAGAAACCTTTCGAAAATTAGCCGCAGTCAATTCTTCCTCTCCCGATGCCCACATCAATCTGGGCATCGCATTGGGCGATGTCAACGACCTTGAGGGTGCGTTAGCGGAATTCTCGGCGGCCGCTCGTCTGGCTCCGAGTTCCGCGATGGCCCACTACAACCGCGGCAGGGTCCTCTACGCACTTCATCGGAATGAGGAGGCTCGCAGGGCACTCGAGACGGCCGCAAAACTCTCGCCTAACTACATTGATGCCCTGCTCTTGCTGGGAGTCATCGAGCACTCCTCGCCGTATGCTACCCAACTTTTTCAGCGTGTAGTCGATCTCGATCCCTACAATGCTCAGGCGCGCTTTTACCTTGGTCGCAATCTGCTTCAGGAGGGCAAGAAAGACGAAGCGATTGCACAGTGGAAGAAGGCAGTCGAGAGCGATCCGGACAATCTCTCTGCGTTGTCGAGCCTTACCCGCGTGCTCGGTCAGACGCAAAGTCCCGAATCGGGAGCTTATGCGGTCCGCCTCCAGACACTGCAGGAAAAGCACGAGACTACTGAGCGGGTGAAAGAACTCAACAACTTCGCTCTGCGCTCCGCAGAAGAACTGCGGTGGGACCGGGCAGTGGCCCAATTGCAGGAGGCCATCACTTTGTGCGGGCACTGTGTCCAGCTCGGCGTCCTGCGGAAAAACATGGGCCTAATCTATGCTCGTAAAGGTGATGCAGAACACGCACGGCAGGAACTCCAGATGGCGCTGAAACTGCTGCCCAATGGACCGGATTTGATCGCTACAGAACAGGCCCTGCAGCAGCTCCGGCAATCCTCACCTTCTGCGCACTGA
- a CDS encoding CRTAC1 family protein has translation MIHFKKALVFCVLLGGWGSAQTTKQTVPPTKDRITGNFVDVTRSSGVNFEYLASHTSKKYLLETMGAGGALFDYDNDGRLDLFFVNGAPLTDPTPKGEIPQKTGPKYWNRLYHQKADGKFEDVTERAGLQGAGYGMGVAVGDYDNDGYEDLFVTAYGGNRLYHNNGNGTFTDVTEKAGVRGRGWSTSAAWVDLDNDGRLDLVVLRYVEWDFADIWCGERKEGYRAYCQPDVFHAIAPLVYHNDGNGHFTEVSGKSGISKEGKGLGIALADYDRDGHIDLFVANDSMREFLYRNKGDGTFEEVGLLSEAAVDGDGHTYAGMGVDFADYNNDGFPDLVVTDLANQRYALYQNRGDSTFAYASLSSGIGHMTALHSGWGVRFLDYDNDGWKDLLVAQGHDLDTIELSYPNLHYREPMLLARNTGQGFEDVSVLSGPALQEPWVGRGMAIGDINNDGRVDAVVTTNDGPVHILLNTTAPQNHWLMLELVGHTSNRDAIGAEVKLVTKAGPQFAIVSTASSYLSSSDKRVHFGLGSASEAESIEIKWPSGIVQKLEHVRGDRILKIDEPSRGTGP, from the coding sequence GTGATTCATTTCAAAAAAGCACTAGTCTTTTGCGTGCTCCTCGGCGGGTGGGGGAGCGCTCAAACCACAAAGCAGACGGTCCCACCCACTAAAGACCGAATCACTGGCAATTTCGTCGATGTGACCCGATCAAGTGGTGTGAACTTCGAATACCTGGCGTCGCACACGTCCAAGAAATACTTGCTTGAGACGATGGGCGCGGGTGGGGCCCTCTTCGACTATGACAACGATGGCCGCCTCGATCTCTTTTTTGTCAACGGTGCGCCGTTAACAGATCCCACGCCCAAGGGCGAAATTCCGCAGAAGACAGGTCCGAAATACTGGAATCGTTTGTATCACCAGAAGGCAGACGGCAAGTTCGAAGACGTAACCGAGAGAGCTGGTCTGCAAGGCGCGGGCTACGGGATGGGAGTCGCGGTCGGCGACTACGACAACGACGGTTACGAAGACTTGTTTGTTACTGCCTATGGCGGCAATCGGCTTTATCACAACAACGGCAACGGCACGTTTACGGATGTTACGGAGAAGGCCGGAGTTCGTGGCAGGGGCTGGTCTACAAGCGCCGCGTGGGTGGATCTGGACAACGATGGCCGGCTCGATCTGGTGGTGTTGCGCTATGTCGAATGGGATTTTGCAGATATCTGGTGCGGTGAGAGGAAGGAAGGATATCGTGCGTACTGCCAGCCAGACGTGTTCCACGCGATTGCTCCATTGGTTTACCACAACGATGGCAACGGTCACTTCACCGAGGTTTCAGGGAAGAGCGGAATCTCCAAGGAGGGCAAGGGGCTGGGCATTGCTTTGGCCGATTACGACCGCGATGGACATATCGATCTCTTTGTCGCCAACGATTCCATGCGTGAATTCCTTTATCGCAATAAGGGGGATGGCACCTTCGAAGAAGTCGGATTGTTGTCGGAGGCAGCGGTCGACGGAGACGGTCATACGTATGCCGGCATGGGCGTCGATTTCGCGGACTACAACAACGATGGATTCCCGGATCTCGTCGTCACCGATCTTGCCAACCAGCGGTATGCGCTCTATCAAAACAGAGGCGACTCCACCTTTGCCTATGCGAGTCTCAGTTCGGGAATCGGACATATGACGGCACTCCACTCGGGATGGGGAGTGCGCTTCCTCGATTATGACAACGATGGCTGGAAGGACCTTCTAGTAGCTCAGGGACATGATTTGGACACAATTGAATTGTCCTATCCCAACCTTCATTATCGCGAGCCGATGCTACTCGCTCGCAACACTGGGCAGGGCTTTGAAGACGTCTCGGTACTCTCCGGACCTGCGTTGCAGGAGCCTTGGGTCGGACGCGGTATGGCCATCGGCGACATTAACAATGATGGTCGCGTGGACGCGGTCGTGACGACGAACGACGGCCCAGTACACATTCTCCTGAACACAACGGCTCCGCAAAACCATTGGTTGATGCTCGAACTTGTTGGCCATACAAGCAATCGCGACGCGATCGGTGCCGAAGTGAAACTTGTCACGAAAGCAGGCCCGCAGTTCGCGATTGTAAGTACCGCCAGCAGCTATCTCTCTTCCAGCGACAAGCGCGTGCACTTCGGACTGGGTTCAGCCAGCGAGGCCGAGAGCATCGAAATCAAGTGGCCGAGTGGGATTGTGCAAAAGCTGGAGCACGTTCGAGGCGATCGGATTCTGAAAATCGACGAACCCTCCCGTGGAACAGGTCCTTAA